In a genomic window of Primulina huaijiensis isolate GDHJ02 chromosome 10, ASM1229523v2, whole genome shotgun sequence:
- the LOC140986180 gene encoding uncharacterized protein encodes MMIKPETTTTTATVSSAVVACGNCGVEEQRLLHHVRHRGIFRRLCTTCVLRLHAQSFCPTCFHVYPSIPSNDAVINCCKCYSSSHSHCVSSGSTSLPSPYVCPLCTNPNTPIFKLKTAKEANVEFNEGNEDFQVIDRDAAKKLLAAAKIASTSMNKAVVAAKLEAERRAKEAAFARKRAKEALEHVAHLVMKKRLSNKEVALSGSGAGGVGVSYLGISGAAGLGGANVKRENNMNVILGNRNGNVGGVDSLVVTEERIVDTKTNVDEVDNSARVLAALNAVELKENDKISGISAQEVELGAPVNDDHAVMDVDEKARTRGVAGEEVAELMLEGDNGNSETAIFAHVGVDEVDHDMQGDKQEEVNDEVVLVQPMADQMESMENGNCGEQHDNGTPL; translated from the coding sequence ATGATGATAAAACCGgaaaccaccaccaccaccgccaccGTCTCTTCCGCCGTTGTAGCATGCGGCAACTGCGGCGTGGAGGAGCAGCGTCTTCTCCACCATGTCCGCCACCGCGGAATCTTCCGCCGTCTCTGCACTACCTGCGTTCTCCGCCTCCATGCACAGTCCTTCTGCCCAACCTGTTTTCATGTCTACCCGTCAATCCCTTCAAACGACGCCGTCATCAACTGCTGCAAATGCTACTCCTCCTCTCACTCCCACTGTGTTTCATCGGGATCCACGTCCCTTCCCAGCCCGTACGTTTGCCCCCTTTGCACCAACCCCAATACCCcgatttttaaattgaaaacggCCAAGGAGGCGAATGTTGAATTTAACGAAGGGAATGAGGATTTTCAGGTGATTGATAGAGACGCGGCGAAGAAATTGTTGGCTGCTGCTAAAATTGCATCCACATCGATGAATAAGGCAGTGGTGGCGGCGAAGTTGGAGGCCGAGAGAAGGGCGAAGGAGGCAGCTTTTGCCAGAAAGAGGGCGAAGGAGGCATTGGAACATGTCGCGCATTTGGTCATGAAGAAGAGGTTGAGCAACAAAGAAGTGGCATTGTCTGGATCGGGGGCTGGTGGAGTTggtgtctcttatttgggtattAGTGGTGCTGCCGGTCTTGGTGGTGCTAATGTGAAGAGAGAGAATAATATGAATGTTATTCTTGGTAATAGAAATGGGAATGTGGGTGGTGTGGATTCTTTGGTGGTTACGGAGGAGAGAATTGTTGATACTAAAACGAATGTAGATGAAGTAGATAACTCTGCTCGGGTGTTGGCTGCATTAAATGCGGTTGAACTGAAGGAAAACGATAAGATAAGTGGGATATCGGCACAAGAAGTTGAATTGGGCGCACCTGTAAATGATGATCACGCGGTGATGGATGTGGATGAAAAGGCTAGGACAAGAGGGGTCGCAGGAGAAGAAGTTGCAGAATTGATGTTGGAGGGGGACAATGGCAACAGTGAGACTGCGATATTTGCGCATGTGGGGGTTGATGAAGTTGATCACGATATGCAGGGAGATAAACAAGAGGAAGTGAACGATGAGGTTGTTTTGGTTCAACCTATGGCAGATCAAATGGAGTCGATGGAGAATGGTAATTGTGGAGAGCAACACGACAATGGGACTCCACTATAG
- the LOC140986178 gene encoding uncharacterized protein: MAIKLLPVERISSRVSFNAFLSSISCAIKIQATDENHSNSSTFEAKMQFLKDKLHPDSLISVLDSTPDLNSSVRLFEWAALQKRFHHTARTYQNMILKLGMAGNVEKMEDFCHEMAKEKFPGFADSFLVLIDSFVRNQRLDEALRVLYVMNLGSFKPSIEVFNALMGALVDEKKDFKDVLFVYKEMVKARVLPNVDTLNYLLEALFEDGKVDTAVDQYVRMHKKGCIPNSRTFEILISGLAATNRVEDSIVILNEMFQLGCELDSRFYARVIPIFCGLQNLEVGTRLFKMMKASNFAPDLVIYKTMIRCLCEHLCMDDAIKLFEEIMDSSFSPDHEVNLDMIRVFCKLNKFDEAKKFLEEKNVTDACVHNALLESYCDRGNFHLAKEMFDEMIYRNIADTRSWDIFTRFLSEKTGINKVLECLSRMVVSALVPGSATYSALIVGYCNNGNVKKALELFQRVRLKDWVLDSFSYDLLVECLCQRGKTREAAEVFSYMSSKGFTLQSTSFSVLIEKICVHGNIYIAIMLLSLARVTGTASSVATYNSILRGLSKSYQKHYLLVIFSQMIVVGCTFDKETYCILIQSMATLNRIGDCITVFNLMFLEGLIPDSETLAYLLCYLASHLQMHSIYPSINKLVSKAGALDSAMYDMLVDGLWREGWSREARHMVDLMLDKGWVPNASTHALLMGGSVGRKETVVKDNVSSILEEGLEKM; this comes from the coding sequence ATGGCTATAAAACTCTTGCCCGTCGAGAGAATTTCAAGTAGGGTTTCTTTCAACGCCTTCCTATCTTCGATTTCATGTGCGATTAAAATCCAAGCCACCGACGAGAATCATTCGAATTCCTCGACATTTGAGGCAAAGATGCAATTTTTAAAGGATAAGCTCCACCCGGATAGCTTAATCTCTGTATTGGACAGCACACCTGATTTGAACTCATCAGTGAGGCTATTTGAATGGGCTGCCCTACAGAAAAGATTCCACCACACTGCTCGTACTTATCAGAACATGATTCTTAAGTTGGGCATGGCTGGAAATGTGGAGAAAATGGAGGATTTTTGTCATGAGATGGCAAAGGAGAAGTTCCCAGGTTTTGCAGATTCTTTCTTGGTGTTGATTGATTCGTTTGTTAGGAATCAGAGGCTCGATGAGGCTTTAAGGGTTCTTTATGTTATGAATTTAGGTAGTTTTAAGCCTTCTATAGAGGTGTTTAATGCCTTGATGGGTGCACTTGTGGATGAGAAGAAAGATTTTAAGGATGTTTTGTTTGTGTACAAAGAAATGGTGAAAGCCAGAGTACTTCCAAACGTTGATACATTGAATTACCTGTTGGAGGCTTTGTTTGAAGATGGGAAAGTTGATACAGCTGTGGATCAGTATGTGAGAATGCATAAGAAAGGATGTATTCCTAATAGCAGGACTTTTGAGATACTGATAAGTGGTCTTGCTGCCACGAATCGAGTGGAAGATTCGATTGTTATATTGAATGAGATGTTTCAGCTTGGATGCGAGCTCGACTCTCGTTTTTATGCTCGTGTGATACCAATATTCTGTGGGTTGCAAAATCTAGAAGTAGGAACGAGGTTGTTTAAGATGATGAAGGCCTCTAATTTTGCGCCAGATCTTGTCATTTACAAGACCATGATCAGGTGTTTGTGTGAGCATCTTTGCATGGATGATGCGATCAAACTTTTCGAAGAAATTATGGATAGTAGCTTCTCACCCGATCATGAAGTCAATCTCGATATGATAAGAGTGTTCTGTAAGTTAAACAAATTTGATGAGGCCAAGAAGTTCTTAGAAGAGAAAAATGTGACAGATGCTTGTGTTCATAACGCACTTCTTGAGTCCTATTGCGACAGAGGCAATTTTCATCTGGCAAAAGAGATGTTCGATGAAATGATCTACAGGAATATAGCGGATACTCGTTCCTGGGATATCTTCACGAGGTTCCTCTCTGAGAAAACAGGGATCAATAAAGTGTTGGAATGTTTGTCTAGAATGGTTGTTTCTGCTTTAGTTCCAGGCTCTGCTACTTATTCTGCTCTTATTGTTGGTTACTGCAACAATGGAAATGTCAAGAAAGCTTTAGAATTGTTTCAGCGTGTAAGATTGAAAGATTGGGTTTTGGATTCTTTTTCCTATGACCTACTTGTCGAGTGTCTATGCCAGAGGGGAAAAACTCGAGAGGCTGCCGAAGTATTTTCATACATGTCTAGTAAAGGTTTTACTCTCCAATCCACCTCATTCAGTGTGTTGATTGAAAAAATCTGTGTACATGGAAACATATACATAGCAATCATGTTATTATCATTGGCTCGTGTCACTGGTACGGCCTCGTCTGTTGCCACTTACAATAGTATTCTGCGCGGTTTGTCTAAGTCGTACCAGAAACATTATCTGCTGGTGATATTTTCACAAATGATTGTAGTTGGCTGCACCTTTGATAAGGAGACTTATTGCATTTTGATTCAGAGTATGGCTACTCTGAACCGAATAGGAGATTGCATTACTGTCTTCAACTTAATGTTCCTGGAGGGCTTGATTCCAGATTCAGAAACATTAGCTTACTTGTTGTGTTACTTAGCAAGCCATTTGCAAATGCATTCGATTTATCCTTCAATAAATAAGCTCGTCTCCAAGGCGGGTGCTCTTGATTCAGCAATGTATGATATGCTGGTCGATGGCCTGTGGAGAGAGGGATGGAGTCGTGAGGCGAGACACATGGTGGACTTAATGTTGGACAAGGGTTGGGTCCCAAATGCTTCTACTCACGCATTGTTAATGGGAGGTTCTGTTGGAAGAAAAGAAACAGTAGTTAAAGATAATGTGAGTAGTATACTTGAAGAGGGCTTGGAGAAAATGTGA